A genomic segment from Perca flavescens isolate YP-PL-M2 chromosome 13, PFLA_1.0, whole genome shotgun sequence encodes:
- the nrip1b gene encoding nuclear receptor-interacting protein 1: MTHGEEPGPETHKDSAVLTYLEGLLMHPVVAGPGATASGRSEAAHSNQEQADKVCGQLPNHGPTAPKGGSSQHLKKARLLRSGAWNDPGNQRMSSPPMELNGQGGGLQNGALEGSPHAGESTLLASLLQSFSSRLQSVAMSQHSNKPPSECSSPPKAPPADKEPLPVYGTASSRLKGLMRKSKLQNHSNTPYSRRGHSQDRPPESPRSAHSATPPAAPATAESVSCAERLKAVANMVKIRSSPAPSPKPSVACSQLALLLSSEAHLQQYSREHALKAQLSGRSASERLAAMANQQHGPDKRPPSVGGNLPGAPDTLSSLTTQNGMTTTTTVTTALPRAALSSPQSPSLLRGHSQSSPPAPTHAPNPAHSQPPREKRGVDSRPTRPPQTCSSLLLLLLNNHNNQKQLTKNGHLEDSCGVLAPSGSSSVTSDSECSVQERSLAKDSSDAESSYWSCSPIDLSMRSRASAQDTGPKTSTPSSSFSSFSSSTSTLSSSTTVFSSTPVAFSPQASAQPSATAFSPSSTVVSSISTAISTTTSSSSSISTSSLDKLTESLIKKWKPEPSGSNACRSKEPEVSPDRKSHSKVTLMQLLLERRNNEMVNKSIGNQDLPLDITMATMSRDQPKGLVPWEETRTESPIDRPAASAQPLYSLSRDPSGALSPYPYSSPHVQSSPLDLCKSKAFPAEKASEPAFSASKLLQNLAQCGTASSSPPIPSSKGLGQELEASRPLALLERLNAPIHRTATTPLSDRPSGSGTPFSQKEASPSSQIENLLERRTVLQLLLGTGSATATVSRKDRPGGRGSVEVAGGCYDKSPGASVVCDSSNGPPLEVKVKTELTGEAGQPSAMSEDSSGRKRHSGYEKNSPLSDSLQDLKTEPRPAEVIAKYGLLSQLLKQQTATYYTSSAMQAESQPRQVKEEQREYPSPSPKKRRLCSDRTDGLHNTSSPRAADGGDMNIFAPSAVREEPERPRNVKEEDAPPRSPPSETLTRESRGFNVLKQLLLSDNCLKELSQQPRGTPSPSVLQANGKANGSVLCQPAHNHSFLHLPGWQPHGSLNSGLPSNLRPLPTPPAGDSPWSRHPAPWPVTQKRDPPTLVKQEPESPVRWSSQENEEEEGCDSNLDSPRLSRSNPILYYMLQKGSIQLRKEARDQAEGTQSVVRVKEEPISDMHAYEHSLSSVPQSPKNNDKHSHESQGLSHSYE, translated from the coding sequence ATGACTCATGGGGAGGAGCCTGGCCCTGAGACACACAAGGATTCAGCTGTTCTAACTTATCTGGAAGGTTTACTGATGCATCCAGTGGTAGCCGGGCCTGGGGCCACGGCAAGCGGGAGGTCTGAGGCTGCCCACAGCAACCAGGAGCAGGCTGACAAGGTGTGCGGGCAACTGCCCAACCATGGCCCCACAGCTCCCAAGGGTGGTTCTTCGCAGCACCTGAAGAAGGCCCGCCTCCTGCGCTCTGGAGCCTGGAATGATCCAGGGAACCAGCGGATGAGTTCACCCCCAATGGAGCTGAATGGCCAAGGGGGAGGCCTGCAAAATGGAGCACTAGAGGGATCTCCTCATGCTGGGGAGAGCACTCTGTTGGCTTCCCTGCTTCAGTCATTCAGCTCACGGCTTCAGAGCGTGGCAATGTCTCAGCACTCCAATAAACCCCCCAGTGAGTGTTCCTCTCCCCCCAAGGCGCCACCTGCGGACAAAGAGCCACTTCCTGTGTACGGGACAGCCTCAAGCCGTTTGAAGGGCCTAATGAGGAAGAGCAAGCTTCAAAATCACAGCAACACACCTTACAGTCGCCGGGGACACAGTCAGGACAGACCCCCAGAATCACCTCGGTCAGCACACAGTGCCACGCCTCCCGCCGCCCCTGCTACAGCTGAATCCGTGTCCTGTGCGGAGCGTCTGAAGGCGGTGGCCAACATGGTGAAAATCCGCTCTAGTCCAGCACCTTCCCCCAAGCCCAGCGTGGCCTGCAGTCAACTGGCCCTGCTGCTGTCCAGTGAGGCCCATCTCCAGCAGTACTCCAGAGAGCACGCGCTCAAAGCCCAGCTCTCCGGGAGATCTGCCAGCGAGAGACTAGCCGCCATGGCAAACCAGCAGCACGGGCCGGACAAAAGGCCACCTAGTGTGGGAGGGAATCTGCCTGGAGCCCCAGACACGCTAAGCTCCTTAACAACCCAAAACGGAATGACGACAACAACCACGGTAACAACAGCACTCCCTCGAGCGGCACTGTCCAGTCCCCAGAGCCCCTCTCTGCTGCGTGGCCACAGCCAAAGCTCCCCACCCGCTCCCACACATGCTCCAAACCCCGCTCACAGCCAACCCCCCAGGGAGAAGCGAGGCGTCGACTCCCGTCCAACCCGTCCCCCACAGACGTGCAgcagcctgctgctgctgctgctcaacaaccacaacaaccagaAGCAGTTGACCAAGAACGGGCACCTGGAGGACAGCTGTGGCGTTCTGGCGCCAAGCGGCTCCTCTTCGGTCACGTCAGACAGCGAGTGCTCCGTCCAAGAGAGGAGTCTGGCCAAGGACAGCAGCGATGCGGAGAGTTCCTACTGGAGTTGCTCCCCCATCGACCTCTCCATGAGAAGCCGGGCCAGCGCGCAAGACACGGGACCCAAAACGTCCaccccctcttcctccttctcctctttctcctcttctaCCTCTACCCTGTCTTCTTCCACCACAGTGTTCTCCTCCACCCCAGTTGCGTTCTCTCCTCAAGCTTCTGCTCAACCCTCCGCCACTGCCTTTTCACCAAGCTCTACTGTCGTCTCCTCCATTTCCACCGCCATTTCTACTACtacttcttcctcctcatctaTCTCTACCTCCTCCCTGGACAAACTAACAGAGTCTTTAATAAAAAAGTGGAAGCCAGAGCCATCAGGATCAAACGCGTGCAGGAGCAAGGAGCCTGAAGTGAGCCCTGACCGAAAGTCGCATTCTAAGGTCACGCTTATGCAGCTTCTTCTTGAGCGCAGAAATAATGAGATGGTTAATAAAAGCATAGGCAACCAGGATTTGCCGCTTGATATAACTATGGCCACCATGTCTCGAGACCAACCAAAGGGACTCGTGCCCTGGGAGGAGACCAGGACAGAAAGCCCCATAGATAGACCTGCAGCCTCAGCCCAGCCCCTCTACTCACTCAGTCGTGACCCCAGTGGTGCGCTGTCCCCGTACCCCTACTCCTCCCCCCATGTCCAGTCCAGCCCCTTGGATTTGTGTAAGTCTAAAGCCTTCCCTGCTGAGAAGGCTTCAGAGCCTGCCTTCAGTGCCAGTAAACTGTTACAAAATCTGGCTCAGTGTGGCACAGCTTCTTCCTCCCCACCCATCCCATCCAGCAAAGGGCTGGGTCAGGAGCTTGAGGCCAGTAGGCCCCTTGCCCTATTGGAAAGGCTCAATGCTCCAATCCACAGGACCGCCACCACTCCACTCTCTGACAGACCCTCCGGCAGTGGCACACCTTTCAGTCAGAAGGAAGCTTCTCCTTCGTCACAGATTGAGAACCTTCTGGAGAGGCGCACCGTGCTGCAGCTCCTTCTAGGAACCGGCTCGGCTACTGCTACGGTCAGCCGCAAAGATAGGCCCGGTGGCAGGGGGAGTGTGGAGGTTGCAGGGGGTTGCTATGACAAGAGCCCCGGTGCCTCTGTCGTCTGTGACAGCTCCAATGGGCCCCCGTTGGAAGTAAAGGTCAAAACTGAGCTCACGGGGGAGGCGGGTCAGCCCTCGGCCATGTCTGAGGACTCGAGTGGCAGAAAGAGACATAGTGGCTACGAGAAGAATAGCCCACTGTCAGATTCTCTGCAGGACTTAAAAACAGAACCACGGCCTGCGGAGGTCATAGCAAAATACGGCCTCCTCAGCCAGCTGCTTAAACAACAGACTGCTACCTACTATACCAGTTCTGCTATGCAGGCCGAGTCCCAGCCCAGACAGGttaaagaggaacagagggAGTATCCAAGCCCCAGTCCTAAGAAGAGACGCCTCTGCTCTGATCGGACTGACGGTTTGCATAATACCAGCTCTCCAAGAGCAGCGGACGGTGGCGACATGAACATTTTTGCACCGTCTGCTGTTCGGGAAGAGCCCGAACGGCCGAGGAACGTGAAGGAAGAGGATGCTCCGCCAAGGAGCCCGCCGAGCGAAACCCTCACCAGAGAGAGTCGGGGCTTCAATGTGCTCAAGCAGCTGCTGCTCTCTGACAACTGCCTGAAGGAGCTGTCCCAGCAGCCCCGGGGGACGCCCAGTCCTTCCGTGCTGCAGGCCAACGGCAAGGCCAACGGCAGCGTTCTCTGTCAGCCTGCCCATAACCACAGCTTCCTCCACCTGCCCGGCTGGCAACCCCACGGTTCCCTAAACTCAGGGCTTCCGAGTAATCTCAGACCGCTGCCCACGCCCCCTGCAGGTGACAGCCCCTGGAGTCGCCACCCAGCTCCGTGGCCAGTCACTCAAAAGCGGGACCCCCCTACTCTGGTCAAGCAGGAGCCCGAGAGCCCCGTGAGATGGAGTAGTCaggagaacgaggaggaggagggctgtGACTCGAACCTGGACTCTCCGCGGCTCTCGCGCTCCAACCCCATCCTGTATTACATGTTGCAGAAGGGCAGCATTCAGCTGCGAAAGGAGGCACGGGACCAGGCGGAGGGAACCCAGTCTGTGGTCCGAGTTAAAGAAGAGCCGATCAGTGACATGCATGCTTATGAACACAGTCTGAGCTCGGTCCCGCAATCGCCCAAAAACAATGACAAGCACAGCCATGAGAGCCAGGGGCTGAGCCATTCGTATGAGTAG